Part of the Betta splendens chromosome 17, fBetSpl5.4, whole genome shotgun sequence genome, gacaatgacacaaggtgCTCGTCATCACGTGGCTCCGCTTTTATTCATCCTTCCGTTTTCACGGTGTGCGTCGCTAAAGTCTGTGTTGCTTGGGTTTTAGTCCTGCGGAGGATTGATGACGTTTCATGTGCAGGCCTCAAAAACCTGCTTCTTGGAGCCATAAATAAATGTCTTCAAAACACCAAAGATGCCATCCAGGTATTTTCCTGTTCATTTTCTGAAATCACGGAGTCACTGCATGATGCCCGGTCCTGTTTTCAGACACATCCTCCCGGCCGCTTAATCAGTCGTTGTTGCTTCCCGCAGCATTTCCAGCTGGCTTTGAGGGATGAGGTTTGTCGTCTGACCAACTCCTATGTGCAGCCCTACGCTTGCTATGAACTGGGCTGTGTGTTGCTGAACACCCCAGAGGTAAGTcctcgtgcgtgtgtgtgtttgtctctttatttGAGAGGGAGGCACAGTCCAAATATTTAATTTTCTCTTTCCAGTCTGCCACCAAGGGCCGAATGCTGATGCTTCAGGCTAAGGTACAGTGTTTTTATGTGTCTTATTTGCTATGTGAGAAAGATCAACACACTTGCTGCTTGATCAGCATACAGGGTGTACGCACTGTAGGCAGCACACTCACTGCTTAGTTCCCCCTTGAAGTCAGTGATGTCAGCTGATCATCAAGCCAGAGTTTCTGGAGGCTGAACTTGGTGGGTGCTGAAAAAAgttttttaaaacataaacaaaaattGCTGTTAAACTGTTTATATCCAGAGGACATTATTATATAATTGATGCCCTTTTTCCACTGTGGGTGTTTATttcattcaatttaattttGGTTAATGTCCTTTGCTTTATTCAGGTCAGGTCTGGCGGCTCCCTTagatttgtttttctaatgAAGAAATAATGGCTTAGCTAGAATAACCTACTGTCTTTGTGCAGAAACACCTTGTTATGTTAATTTTAGGAAAATTAATTTTCTAAGCCCTTGGGCTGGATGATATACTTCCCTTCTGGTTCAGGAGGGATGTaaaattatgaaataaaaaaaaaagaaaaaaaatgtattagtATAACATTTGTTGAAGATCAGATCATGCAGGTCAAATAATTAAATGCTACTGTAACTCTGCCCATCTATCCCTGATCTTAGACATACCTCGTACCTCAATACCTTGTATAAATCATATCTGCAGTGCCTGTTGTAGACTAACTGCTGACCCACCACCTACAGTAACTTGTGGTGCAGTAGCATTGACTTTTACAGTGGATGGACACCTGACCTTGGCGgcctcgctgctgcagcctgagccgATGTCAGGAGGTGCTGAGCGGTTAGCTGTAGTTTTGTTGGACCCTGCTGCTACCGTGCCTGACTGGAACCCGAGTGTGTCGGCGACGTTGCTCAAATAGTCTATCGTTGTGGTTTATTTGCTGTTGTATTTATGTACCTTTTTTTACTTTCTGCCTGACTTCAGGAGGACTACGCTGGCTATGACTTTGAGAACAGGCTCCACGTTCGCATTCATTCGGCGATAGCGTCCATGCCGCCTCTGGCTCAGCCGTGAGCGCCTTGGAGACAGGACTGGAATAAACGgtcagaaaagctgcagcattgTGGGAACTTTGGCTCCACAGTTTTTAGTTTTCCTATTTTGAGCCAATGCATCATTATTATGTGcaataaaaaggctttttacTGATGTTACTGTACTGCACAACTAAATACACTGGGTTGCTGTTTCTATGAATAATTTCTAAACTAGATGCCAGTTACATTTGCCTAAATCCACAGTTTCAAAGGCATCAGTCGTTCTGCTACCACAGAGGGTCAGTATGTCTTCAGAGAAGCCTGATCCTGGCACAGTAGTGGCACCAAGTATTAACTCAAAAGGCACATAACACGTTTGTTACCATGTCAGTGGTGGTTTGTGCTGTAAAGCTTTGCCAGTCTATAGGCACGAGTGCTAAACGgtgagctttttctttttttttttaattgttgctGTAGCTTCTTTTTTGGAAGACATTTTTAAATCGATGTTAACGTTTTAATGATGCCAACATCCTGTTGTTCCACTAaagggtggcctagtggtttaCTGTAAACTGGTTCTACTTTGTTTTAAGATGATAGAATTAAAATTGTAAACGCAAACGTGTATCCACTATTTGAGTGTTTAGTTTAAAGAGGACGCTGAGTGAACACTTTTACACGTTGTTTAGCAACAGTACTTGTGTTTAACAGTGTCGCGTAAgtgttctgtttatttaaatgcagGATTCCCTGAACACAACCAGCAGGTAACATTTACAGCGCTTCTCTTGTTCTTGTCATGAAGGAGCACAATCCAGACACACATTGcctatttaaaataaagcaccaattacaTCACCTCTGCACTGCAGTAAtgttatttgtttatatataagATCAGATAGCATTTTATGAGTAAAAAGTAAGGTTTACCCACGCACTGCACTGCTACCTTTATGCTCGTAACACTGGTCATTTACATCCCGTGCAGACTGGATTTGCATTCTCAGTAAACCGCGAGCAGCGCACTCAGATTCCAGATTTGGCCCAACCCCACAGGGTTCAGCAAATGACTTATGAAACTAAACCATCTGCAAAAACCTAATGGCAAATCAGAAAATCCCGAGGATAAAAGCAGCGGGTGTTGGTTGAAGGCGGTGTGATAAAACCTCCATTTACTGCGGGCAAGTAACAACCCATAGTCGCCCAAGTAACAGTAAGCTTTTATTTAGCAACAATAGAAATTACGTTCCTTGGATACGAAAGATGACGAGGACTGAAACGGCAGCGATCCACAACATGAATATTCAACGCTCGTTTACGAAGGTGGTGAGGTTTGCATAGATACAGTGATACACATGCATTAATTAGAATTAGACCAATGCATATACCAGAAATACAGCTAATTAACTATGTCCAAACctttacacgcacacacacttcaatATAGCTAGAAAAAAGTGCTACACTGTCTACACTACCAGGTAGACAACATGGTCTATTCACATTTATACATTACACAATTTAGGGCTCAATTATATTTCTGGACTTTATTTTACCAAAGAGACCTCCGTCTCGTTGAAGCGCCACCTACAGTGGGAACTACCTGTTGAAGTGCACTGCACCTCATGGGTGTGTTTTAATACCCTGCATTGCACTTTTCATGCACAAGCAGAATTCGTGTGGGACCTAAACGTTTCCTCGCTCCTCATTATAGCTGCTGCAATGTGTAGTGTTGCTTCGCGTCTCTGCACCAAAGCGGATTAAACTGAAACATTTGCATAACCGGTAGAAATAAGTAAATTGCTGCTCAAACACTCGATCTAGCAGGAACTATTTCTAAATTACATTCTAGTTTTGCCAGTACATGACTATGATGGCGTTTAAATGAGCTTCTGTGCTTTATTGTTCATATAGGTCTACTGTAGGTTCATTCATTCGTTTTGGGTAGATTTCTGTCAAGCTGAACCCTACACACCACCTACTTGATGTAAATAGGAGCTATGAGACTTGGACAAACTCAGAAGACGCCAAAGTAAAGTCCAGCAGTGCTGAAAGCAGGAAGCGGTGTGGGATGTGTGTTTCTAGTAGATGTCGGGCAGCTGGCTGTAGTTCCTGTTCCAGTAGCCTTTCAAGTAGAGCCAGTCCTGAGCTTTGTTGTGAGGGTTGGGCCCTGCCTGGAACCACCTGCAGAGGTTTAACAGAGGCATTGATTCAAAAAGGTCATAGCGCTTTAAAACAATagaccacacacacaagaaGCTAAACCGGTGGAAAACGTATCGTATCGTAGTTTTTCTCGTATCAAACACTAGCATCGTGTTGTAGTTCTGCATCCTGTCCTGAGGAGGGCAGTGCAGGGCAGCACTCCACACCAGAGAGGACCACAGCCAAGAAGTAAAGCTTAAAACCAAACCTTGGGCCAAGTGCAGCGTTTCTGCAGTTGTAATAAAAGGTGAAAGCAATAGGGTCAAAACAGATCCGAAGTCAGTAGTCAGTGACTATGACACCGAACTACATCTCACTTATCGTGACTTACCGCGTTTTCCACTCCTCGGTCGCCTTGGAGCGATTCTTCCGAGCCATCCTCTGTTTTTCCTCGAGCCTCTTCTTCTCCGCGCTCGCCAAATCTACAGGGCACACATGCTGAAAGTCTGAGCCTGGAACCTAGCGGGTGTGTCAAATGAGacggggcacacacacacacgcacacgcacctaTGTCTCCATTCTCCATGGCTCTGATGTCAGGTCGGAGGCGGCTGTCTGTGAGGGGAACGACTCCCTCCATGCTTTTCTCCAGCTCATTCAGCTGCATGGCGAAGGTGGAGAACGCATAGAACTGCAACAGATAGAGCCACGCATTCCAATCATTAAAGAGGGGCAGCTACACAGGACCAAGCTCCCCTTTTAAAGCTGCCTCCTCGCACCTTGGCCGAGTTGTCTGGTCGGGGCGTTATCCTCCAGATGAGCTCGCTGCCGGCGATGACCTGGACGCTCTCCGCATCAGGTGGAGGCCTCTCCTCCGGCTCCTCGTCTACGCTGCTCTGGGGCCACGGACGCAAACACACGAGCTCGGCTTTAACGGAGGCACAACGCGGGGAACTCTGAACCCGGTCTAGTCCAATACCTGTTTACTGCCCTTCCTGTCGTCCGAGTTCTTCTTGTGGGCGTCAAAGGCAGCGGGGTCGACTGTGTACAGGCATTCTGTCCATTTGCCGTATATGGCACAGAGCTTCTTTTTGCTGTAGAAGCAAAGAATCACagacatatacagtaaaccCCATCCACTGCAAACCGGTCAAATGTTAAACATCCAACAAATACCTTTTATCCAAGATGTACCCTTCCACTTTATGGAGCTCCTTCCCAAAGAGGCCACAGGGCTTGAACGTCATGATGCATCTCTCTCCGGTCCTGTCAAAGAAGGACATGTTTACCAATTGTCTTTGAGAAGATCTGTGCCTTTCCCACATTCACGCTATGATTATCCTGCCCGTGCTCTTTTATTCTACTGGCGACTGGCCCACTTCTGCTGCCTACGCTCAATGAGCCGGATCTGAGAGTGGATCAATACTCCACTGCAGAAGGGCTCTTCGCCGTGCACGCAAAGGGCCCTGAACACAGGACACAACAAGAGGGCTTCTTTTACTTGTGGTTGATCACTTCCACGTTGCCGTACTGCTCGATCCAGAGCTGCCCGACGATGATATTGTGCACGCAGCAGGTTGGGTTTGTCCAGGTGTAGGCTTCGTCGTATCTGCGGAAGAGAGACGACCCGGTTCAGACGACGCTGCCTCACAAACGGAGCCGAAGCCGACGCCGCAGACTCACTTTGGGAGCTCCAGCGTCATGATTCCCTTGGGCTCCGCTTCTATGCTCTTTCCCCAGAACTTGAGTTTAGGATAGATGGAACCATGGAAGACAAAATCATCCTTGAGGCCCTCGGCATGAAAGGCACTGACGGGAGGGTGGTGGCTCACCTGCTCCGACACCCACCTAAAGCCCAGATCGTCTCTGGAAGGAAACAGGCAGGTTACGCTTCAGGGACGATCTAACAAAGACCCACTGGTCCGACTGTGTGGTACCTGATGAGCTCATAGGTCTCCCCCAGTAGAGGGTTAAAGGGCTTCCCGGTCCTCTCCCACTGCGATGCTACGGCTGACACGGCAAATGCTGCAACGCACTACAGATGGCCCAATCAGAGCAACTATGTATGAGATTTGCATTGTTTCTGGGGCAGGGGGTGGCGGTACCTTCATCCTCTCAACGGAGTCTGTCGCAGCGTTGGCCTGGTGGATGAGGTAGGTGTGCTCCATGTACTCGGTCAGCCGCTGCAGGAAGCTCAGGGGCTCGTTAAAGATCACAGGCATGGCGATCTTCGACAGCTCCTGAGGGAAGAGTCGGTGGAGAAACTGGTAAACGATGCGATCGACGAAGAGGAGCCGCGACGGAAGCTTTGGTGAATCAACACACAAACGATATGGATGCGAGCTAACAAACAGATTGAAAAATCTGTGCGCGTCTGCACTGGTTGTATTACgcagctgtggctgctgaaCTGCAAACGCATAAATTATTAGCCACATTTAATTGGGGTATAAATCATTAATAGACATTATAACTAATGTAATTAAACCCAGACGAGGGCTACACTGGGTTCCCTCAGGACTCTGGGACACTGATCCTAATGCCAGTGCCTCTAATGAGAAAAGATAATGAGGAACTGCACAACTGATTCATCACAATCACAGTACAGTACCTGGCTTTAGTCCTTTTCCAACAAGCCTACGTGAAAATAAAACCCCTCGTCAGCATTTTGCTCCTCTAAACTGCAAACCCAAGGACAACCAATTAGAAGTAAATCCACTGGGGAAGTTGTGTCTGATCTCACCATGCCGATGCATTTTTTCAGGATGCTCCAGATGCTGACGTCCTTTCTGGAGAACATGGGAGCAGGTAGAGACGTTCTGGAGGAAGACAAAGTTTATCTGTGTAAATACGCTGCTCGGCGCCAACGGAGAACGATGATATTCAATGTGACATGAAGCCCATTTGGAAACAGAGTCATCCGACACCTGTAAGCTAATGAGCTTCCAGCCGGTGGAGCCTCATGTAATAACCATGAACGGATGTGCTGCTACACGTGTGTCGCTTCCACGTCTGGCCACAGGTTCCTCTGCCTCTCCGAACCCCTCTCGCACGATTATTGTTTTGCAGACAATCACGCGCAGGTAAATCCTGCACTCTGCCGCTCCGCTGAACCCATTCATTCACCTTCCAGCGGTCGCCGTTTTACAGGTATGCGGTGCTGCGGGCAGATGGTGCCCGTGTTTGGATAGCACGCTCGAGCAGCCGCACAAATAAACGCCTACTTCAGCTAAATAAACAGAGTGGGAGCGCGTGGGGGGTTCGCTCCATCTGTAGTCGACGCGGGGCAGTGATGCGTGGCAGACTGTACTTCTGGCCTAGTTAGCGTCTCACAAACCACTGCTCCAAAATGGATTTTGGCGCAGACGAGGCGCTTTATCATGAAGAGGCGCCAGGTCTTTTGCTTCCCGATTTATTCCGGTGGTCCTGGCGCCCtatttactgcagcagctctgctcgaTCATTTCACGGCAGACTGACCCGACCCGCGTCCGTCCGCTCACAGGTACGGCCGCCGGGGAGGAGCGGATCTCTGACTGATGGGAGTGATTCCAAATAAACAGACGCCTCATAAATCTTTCATGCGCCGCACTCGCACTCCAGCGCGGGGCGTGCGCGCATGCAACGCGCCAGGCCGCCTCTCCTCCGACTGCTACTCTGAGCCAGCACATGCTACATTATTCATGGATCACTTGTTGGATTAAGGACGAGGGGCCGAGCCAGAATGCCTCGCCGCGGAACTCAAAGAGATTGTCACATCTTCGGTCCAggagaaataaaattaaaaaaaacaacaacaactggcTGTTCTCTGTGGATTGGgtggtaaaacaaacacacctgccaGAGCCAAAAGGCCCGACAGCACTGacctgtcagacacacatcagCAAGCGACACAAAATTACAGTAATTCAACCGGCGTTGAGTTTGTTTCCCTGCGATAATCACTCATAAATGCTATAACCAACAGGCTACAGTCTGAGGAGGTGTCTTTGTATTGAGCCAGTAAACAAGCATGACATCATAACTGGAGCATGTCCCACCTGTGCTTCCTGACTCCGTTGTGCTGGGATgactggttgccatggttaccttCCCCTGACATTCCGGCGGGCCCCCCGAGCGCGCTGGgatggcggcggctgctgctgctgctgctgctgctgaggagcggAGCGTCTCTCCCCTCGTCCTCGTCGCAGGATAGACTGGCCACGGACAGGAAGCCGCTCACAGACAGCTCCGACTCGGACTCTGGGGCGCGGGAAAAAGGGGGGGCAGACGCCGGGTCACGTCACGGCAACGCGCCCGCTCGCTCAGTGAAACGGCAGCCTGCGCTTGTGTCCCTGTccaacctccctcctccctgccgCCAGCCAAACCCCACCTGAGGATTGTGTTCCAATGAGAGGCCAACGCGGTGCGGTCTGTGCTTCCTGGATGCTACTCCTCCCCTAAACAGCACAGCCGTGACACTACCGGGACTGTCATTAGTACAAAGGAGACGGAGACGAGCCCATTTCACACAGTGGCTGTATTAAATATGCCGGACTCCACAGAAATGaccttctctcacacacatatactgtaagagTTAGTAGCAGCTAATTTATTCAGCTCTCATCCATcttaaatgttattttgttCCTAATCAAAATCCAACTTTGAACCACTTAATCAACGAAAGATAAGATAATCCAGAGGTGCGGCTGCTGACCTGACAGCGCGTCATAGAAGTCATCTTCCGTGAGGGAACTGAGCGTAGACAACCTCCTGCTCTTATTCAGCGACTGCTTGAGCTCGTGGTGCTCGGTTGCCAGTGTCTGCAGCGCCTCCGTCAGAGCCCTGttcttctccacctcctgctctaCTTTCAGGCCCCACACCTGCAGACACgggtgtacacacacacacacacacacacacacacacacacacacacacacacacacacacacacacacacacacacacacacacacacacacacacacacacacacacacacacacacacacacacacacacacacacacaaaaagttTCGATCTGATGGCTTTTTTGATGCACGTGTGTAACTGAGAgcgcagacgctgctgctgacagGCGCCGGATTTGACGGCTCGGACAGATGCGAGCTATCGATCCGCTTTGGTCGCAGCATTTGCGTCTGTGCAGTCGTGGTGCCAGGGTCATTGTTCGAACTCTGCCCATGGATCCAGTTGTCACGGAGCTCCGTAGGCCAGGGTAACGTGTCCCTTCAGAGCAACCCGAGTCCGTGCGCTCAAGGACAATCTGGATCAGTGTCCAACGTTACCATCGTACAGCCATCTGAGCCAAtagcagcacagcagagcatAGGAAGCTAATTTACAGAACCAAAATCATAAACACTGATGATGTCGTTATGttataaatgttataaaatTGTAAAGACTTCAGATATTTAGAaccaaacacactgaatctgagaagtagaagtaaaaaaaaacaaacaaacaaacaaaaaaataatctcAGATGCAAAAGTGCCTGAACCATGAAAATAGAGCAGAGCTTTCGCAGGTAGAAAGTCAGGCAGTCACCTTGAGGATGTTCCTGGAGCCCGAGAGACACCGGAGCTGGTAAATCACACTGTAAATCTGAGACTGTGACGCGAGGGCAGTGTCTATCAAAGAGTTCAGCCTCAGccatgcacaaaaaaaaaaaaaacaatccaagaaaacaaaacccaacTTCTACAACACTTCAACAAACGCTCATGGTACGTTGTAATTCACACCACAGCCAAATGTGTGCACGGCTCATCACTCTCCCTTTCCCACATTCTCATaggagcaggagctgagatCGAGCAGGGCAGGAATGGACCGAGCTGCACATGGACAAATCCAGGGCTTGGTTCTACTCTGGTCGACAGAAGCTCATAACCAGATACTTTGACACGTGGTTCAGCAGCTGGCTGACGCTTACAGTAGCGATGAGAACACGCTTAACACATTTTTTCGCATGCTCTCTTGGGTCGTGTTCTGAGTGGGAACAGAACTCTAGTGTGGATGTGCACACAAATCCCATTTTCAACCATTAGGCAGAGAAATATCTGACAAGATTAGCAGTAGATCAAGCTAAATTCAGGGTTGCAGATCCATTGTTTTTGGACTCGCTTAACTTTACACCTCTTTGATTCCACTCCTTATAGATGTAACGAGCCGACTGTGTGGGCGCTGCCGGTCCCAGGCTCTTGGCCCAGGAACCCTATCCAGCAGCACAGCATTTTGCTGTGGAGCGATCGCAGccggctctgctgctctccctg contains:
- the LOC114844270 gene encoding oxysterol-binding protein-related protein 1 isoform X2, yielding MEAEGQLLLWAKEGRCSDIRRLLQCRIEQSSSLDVNCRSTSKDSPGWTPLHLACCSGHGDVVQELLKAGAGVNLQSNMGDTPLHLAAHAGRKEVVLLLLRYDACAKIINGTAQIPKDVTEDDEIITMLEAAERRETRRREEKLLEAAREGYISALSDLLGGKEAPDVHCRDAVGNTPLHCAAYRGQKQCVIKLLRSGASPCVKNNSGQTALDLVQTEELRHFLAAYDDKVVRSGVQKVEGALWKSSRFLGWRSHWVVLEDGAVSWFPREADAVAGVRKQGSKSLTQSYCMVKPWDHCFFMLRCFDGTVHSFKVPSKTDSIATRKKWLDAFEAHSSYSTRHSIRERNREEDGGNDVTLGNLAHALQAASACQQKLEREVSIFLSMVKNEENVALAAPLLLKARETSELSAEACASLHLGLELLSKQEEVWGLKVEQEVEKNRALTEALQTLATEHHELKQSLNKSRRLSTLSSLTEDDFYDALSESESELSVSGFLSVASLSCDEDEGRDAPLLSSSSSSSSRRHPSALGGPAGMSGEGNHGNQSSQHNGVRKHRTSLPAPMFSRKDVSIWSILKKCIGMELSKIAMPVIFNEPLSFLQRLTEYMEHTYLIHQANAATDSVERMKCVAAFAVSAVASQWERTGKPFNPLLGETYELIRDDLGFRWVSEQVSHHPPVSAFHAEGLKDDFVFHGSIYPKLKFWGKSIEAEPKGIMTLELPKYDEAYTWTNPTCCVHNIIVGQLWIEQYGNVEVINHKTGERCIMTFKPCGLFGKELHKVEGYILDKSKKKLCAIYGKWTECLYTVDPAAFDAHKKNSDDRKGSKQSSVDEEPEERPPPDAESVQVIAGSELIWRITPRPDNSAKFYAFSTFAMQLNELEKSMEGVVPLTDSRLRPDIRAMENGDIDLASAEKKRLEEKQRMARKNRSKATEEWKTRWFQAGPNPHNKAQDWLYLKGYWNRNYSQLPDIY
- the LOC114844270 gene encoding oxysterol-binding protein-related protein 1 isoform X1; this translates as MEAEGQLLLWAKEGRCSDIRRLLQCRIEQSSSLDVNCRSTSKDSPGWTPLHLACCSGHGDVVQELLKAGAGVNLQSNMGDTPLHLAAHAGRKEVVLLLLRYDACAKIINGTAQIPKDVTEDDEIITMLEAAERRETRRREEKLLEAAREGYISALSDLLGGKEAPDVHCRDAVGNTPLHCAAYRGQKQCVIKLLRSGASPCVKNNSGQTALDLVQTEELRHFLAAYDDKVVRSGVQKVEGALWKSSRFLGWRSHWVVLEDGAVSWFPREADAVAGVRKQGSKSLTQSYCMVKPWDHCFFMLRCFDGTVHSFKVPSKTDSIATRKKWLDAFEAHSSYSTRHSIRERNREEDGGNDVTLGNLAHALQAASACQQKLEREVSIFLSMVKNEENVALAAPLLLKARETSELSAEACASLHLGLELLSKQEEVWGLKVEQEVEKNRALTEALQTLATEHHELKQSLNKSRRLSTLSSLTEDDFYDALSESESELSVSGFLSVASLSCDEDEGRDAPLLSSSSSSSSRRHPSALGGPAGMSGEGNHGNQSSQHNGVRKHRTSLPAPMFSRKDVSIWSILKKCIGMELSKIAMPVIFNEPLSFLQRLTEYMEHTYLIHQANAATDSVERMKCVAAFAVSAVASQWERTGKPFNPLLGETYELIRDDLGFRWVSEQVSHHPPVSAFHAEGLKDDFVFHGSIYPKLKFWGKSIEAEPKGIMTLELPKYDEAYTWTNPTCCVHNIIVGQLWIEQYGNVEVINHKTGERCIMTFKPCGLFGKELHKVEGYILDKSKKKLCAIYGKWTECLYTVDPAAFDAHKKNSDDRKGSKQSSVDEEPEERPPPDAESVQVIAGSELIWRITPRPDNSAKFYAFSTFAMQLNELEKSMEGVVPLTDSRLRPDIRAMENGDIDLASAEKKRLEEKQRMARKNRSKATEEWKTRNAALGPRWFQAGPNPHNKAQDWLYLKGYWNRNYSQLPDIY
- the LOC114844270 gene encoding oxysterol-binding protein-related protein 2 isoform X3, giving the protein MEAEGQLLLWAKEGRCSDIRRLLQCRIEQSSSLDVNCRSTSKDSPGWTPLHLACCSGHGDVVQELLKAGAGVNLQSNMGDTPLHLAAHAGRKVTHGREASGAVAPLKLLGGKEAPDVHCRDAVGNTPLHCAAYRGQKQCVIKLLRSGASPCVKNNSGQTALDLVQTEELRHFLAAYDDKVVRSGVQKVEGALWKSSRFLGWRSHWVVLEDGAVSWFPREADAVAGVRKQGSKSLTQSYCMVKPWDHCFFMLRCFDGTVHSFKVPSKTDSIATRKKWLDAFEAHSSYSTRHSIRERNREEDGGNDVTLGNLAHALQAASACQQKLEREVSIFLSMVKNEENVALAAPLLLKARETSELSAEACASLHLGLELLSKQEEVWGLKVEQEVEKNRALTEALQTLATEHHELKQSLNKSRRLSTLSSLTEDDFYDALSESESELSVSGFLSVASLSCDEDEGRDAPLLSSSSSSSSRRHPSALGGPAGMSGEGNHGNQSSQHNGVRKHRTSLPAPMFSRKDVSIWSILKKCIGMELSKIAMPVIFNEPLSFLQRLTEYMEHTYLIHQANAATDSVERMKCVAAFAVSAVASQWERTGKPFNPLLGETYELIRDDLGFRWVSEQVSHHPPVSAFHAEGLKDDFVFHGSIYPKLKFWGKSIEAEPKGIMTLELPKYDEAYTWTNPTCCVHNIIVGQLWIEQYGNVEVINHKTGERCIMTFKPCGLFGKELHKVEGYILDKSKKKLCAIYGKWTECLYTVDPAAFDAHKKNSDDRKGSKQSSVDEEPEERPPPDAESVQVIAGSELIWRITPRPDNSAKFYAFSTFAMQLNELEKSMEGVVPLTDSRLRPDIRAMENGDIDLASAEKKRLEEKQRMARKNRSKATEEWKTRNAALGPRWFQAGPNPHNKAQDWLYLKGYWNRNYSQLPDIY
- the LOC114844270 gene encoding oxysterol-binding protein-related protein 1 isoform X4, with the protein product MSGEGNHGNQSSQHNGVRKHRTSLPAPMFSRKDVSIWSILKKCIGMELSKIAMPVIFNEPLSFLQRLTEYMEHTYLIHQANAATDSVERMKCVAAFAVSAVASQWERTGKPFNPLLGETYELIRDDLGFRWVSEQVSHHPPVSAFHAEGLKDDFVFHGSIYPKLKFWGKSIEAEPKGIMTLELPKYDEAYTWTNPTCCVHNIIVGQLWIEQYGNVEVINHKTGERCIMTFKPCGLFGKELHKVEGYILDKSKKKLCAIYGKWTECLYTVDPAAFDAHKKNSDDRKGSKQSSVDEEPEERPPPDAESVQVIAGSELIWRITPRPDNSAKFYAFSTFAMQLNELEKSMEGVVPLTDSRLRPDIRAMENGDIDLASAEKKRLEEKQRMARKNRSKATEEWKTRNAALGPRWFQAGPNPHNKAQDWLYLKGYWNRNYSQLPDIY